A genomic region of Prochlorococcus marinus XMU1405 contains the following coding sequences:
- a CDS encoding GDP-L-fucose synthase family protein, translating to MIKKIRFSDKIFLAGSSGMVGNAVKKSLEKAGYGMKIHNGQILFPSKKELNLLEENSVNNWFKENKPEVVILAAAKVGGIYANSHYPAEFLLENLKIQINVIQSAWRHNSRRLIFLGSSCIYPKFADQPIKEEYLLNSSLEETNQNYAIAKIAGLKLCESLRSQYGFDAITLMPTNLYGPHDNYHPDNSHVIAALIRKFVIAKKENLSKVICWGTGSALREFMHVADLADAIIFCLENWDPTSINSPKDDFGNSLNHLNVGTGIDISIKDLSYKISKIVGFKGEINWDKSKPDGTPRKLLDVSRIKKLGWSPKIDLDTGIKKTLQQLDLPSLYNF from the coding sequence ATGATTAAGAAAATACGCTTTAGTGACAAAATCTTTTTAGCCGGTTCATCTGGAATGGTTGGGAATGCCGTAAAAAAAAGTCTCGAAAAAGCTGGTTATGGTATGAAGATTCATAATGGGCAAATACTTTTTCCCTCAAAAAAAGAATTAAACTTATTAGAAGAAAATTCTGTTAATAATTGGTTTAAAGAAAATAAACCTGAAGTGGTGATATTAGCGGCCGCAAAAGTTGGTGGTATTTATGCAAACTCTCATTATCCTGCTGAATTTTTGCTAGAGAATTTAAAAATCCAAATTAATGTAATTCAATCCGCCTGGAGGCACAATTCAAGAAGATTAATTTTTTTAGGAAGTAGTTGTATATATCCAAAGTTTGCTGATCAACCAATAAAGGAGGAGTATCTTTTAAATAGCTCATTAGAAGAAACTAATCAGAATTACGCTATAGCAAAAATAGCTGGTTTAAAACTATGTGAGTCATTAAGATCACAATATGGTTTTGATGCTATTACATTAATGCCAACAAATTTATATGGTCCCCACGATAATTATCACCCAGATAATAGCCATGTAATAGCTGCTTTAATAAGAAAATTTGTTATTGCAAAAAAAGAAAATTTATCAAAAGTTATCTGTTGGGGAACTGGTTCAGCACTTCGAGAATTTATGCATGTTGCAGACCTTGCTGATGCAATAATTTTTTGTCTTGAAAACTGGGATCCTACTTCCATTAACTCTCCAAAAGATGATTTTGGTAATTCACTAAATCATTTAAATGTTGGAACGGGGATTGATATTTCGATAAAAGATTTATCTTATAAGATTTCAAAAATAGTTGGATTTAAAGGAGAGATTAATTGGGACAAATCAAAACCTGATGGGACTCCAAGAAAACTATTAGATGTTAGTAGGATAAAAAAATTAGGCTGGTCTCCAAAAATAGATTTAGATACTGGAATTAAAAAAACACTTCAACAACTTGATTTGCCATCTCTCTATAATTTTTAA
- the ftsH gene encoding ATP-dependent zinc metalloprotease FtsH yields the protein MPIRQDDNQPNRRFGIVNIILIGVGALLLFSSLFPNQNMQIPRVPYSLFIDQVNDGEVKRAYITQEQIRYELNGAEEGAPSVLATTPIFDMDLPQRLESKGVEFAAAPPKKPNFFSTILSWVVPPLIFILVLQFFARRSMGGGGAQGALSFTKSKAKVYVPDDESKVTFADVAGVDEAKDELTEIVDFLKRPERYTDIGARIPKGVLLVGPPGTGKTLLSKAVAGEAEVPFFIISGSEFVELFVGAGAARVRDLFEQAKKKAPCIIFIDELDAIGKSRSGSMGVVGGNDEREQTLNQLLTEMDGFASTDKPVIVLAATNQPEVLDAALLRPGRFDRQVLVDRPDLSGRKTILEIYTKKVKLADSIDLDSIAQATSGFAGADLANMVNEAALLAARAKRKSVEQQDLSEAIERVVAGLEKKSRVLQDDEKKVVAYHEVGHAIVGHLMPGGSKVAKISIVPRGMSALGYTLQLPTEERFLNSKEELKGQIATLLGGRSAEEVVFGKITTGASNDLQRATDIAEQMVGTFGMSDILGPLAYDKQGGGQFLGNGNNPRRSVSDATAQAIDKEVRDLVDDAHETALNILRNNLPLLESISQKILQEEVIEGEDLKTLLAESKMPA from the coding sequence ATGCCGATAAGACAAGACGATAATCAACCTAATAGACGTTTTGGAATTGTAAATATTATTTTGATAGGAGTTGGAGCATTACTTTTGTTTAGTAGCCTTTTCCCTAATCAAAATATGCAAATTCCAAGAGTTCCTTACTCTCTATTTATTGATCAGGTTAACGATGGTGAAGTTAAGCGTGCATACATTACACAAGAACAAATTAGATATGAGTTAAATGGAGCTGAAGAGGGCGCACCTTCTGTTTTAGCAACAACCCCAATTTTCGATATGGACCTACCACAAAGGCTTGAAAGTAAAGGAGTCGAATTTGCTGCTGCCCCTCCAAAGAAACCTAATTTCTTTTCAACCATTTTAAGTTGGGTTGTTCCTCCTCTAATTTTTATCCTTGTTTTACAATTCTTTGCTAGAAGAAGCATGGGAGGCGGTGGTGCTCAAGGAGCTCTTAGTTTTACAAAAAGTAAAGCTAAAGTTTACGTCCCTGATGATGAATCAAAGGTGACTTTTGCTGATGTCGCAGGAGTTGATGAAGCTAAAGATGAATTAACCGAAATAGTTGATTTTTTAAAAAGACCTGAGAGATATACAGACATTGGTGCAAGAATACCTAAAGGAGTTCTTCTTGTAGGCCCTCCAGGGACAGGAAAAACTCTTCTTTCAAAAGCTGTTGCAGGAGAAGCAGAAGTTCCTTTCTTCATTATTTCAGGCTCTGAATTTGTTGAACTTTTTGTTGGTGCAGGTGCGGCAAGAGTTAGGGATTTGTTTGAACAAGCTAAGAAAAAAGCACCTTGTATAATCTTTATTGACGAATTAGACGCTATTGGTAAAAGTCGCTCAGGATCTATGGGAGTAGTTGGTGGAAATGATGAGAGAGAACAAACTTTAAACCAATTACTCACTGAAATGGATGGATTTGCTTCAACCGATAAGCCAGTTATAGTTCTTGCGGCCACCAACCAACCCGAAGTTCTTGACGCGGCACTTTTAAGACCTGGAAGGTTTGACAGACAGGTTTTAGTAGATAGACCAGATTTATCCGGAAGAAAAACTATATTAGAGATCTATACAAAAAAAGTTAAACTCGCAGATTCCATAGATTTAGATTCAATTGCCCAAGCTACCAGTGGATTCGCAGGTGCTGATTTGGCTAACATGGTAAATGAAGCTGCTTTACTTGCCGCTAGAGCTAAAAGGAAAAGTGTAGAACAACAAGATTTAAGTGAAGCGATAGAAAGAGTTGTTGCTGGTCTGGAAAAGAAAAGTCGTGTTTTGCAAGATGATGAAAAGAAAGTTGTTGCTTACCATGAGGTCGGTCATGCAATAGTTGGTCATCTTATGCCTGGGGGCTCAAAAGTTGCTAAGATTTCAATCGTACCAAGAGGTATGAGTGCACTTGGTTATACCCTCCAATTGCCAACTGAAGAAAGATTCTTAAATTCAAAAGAAGAATTAAAAGGACAAATAGCTACACTTCTTGGAGGAAGATCTGCTGAAGAAGTAGTTTTTGGCAAAATAACCACAGGTGCTTCTAATGATTTACAAAGAGCTACCGATATAGCAGAACAAATGGTTGGCACATTCGGAATGAGTGATATTCTTGGCCCGCTTGCTTACGACAAACAGGGAGGGGGTCAATTCTTAGGAAATGGAAATAATCCAAGAAGATCTGTTAGTGATGCTACCGCTCAAGCAATAGATAAAGAAGTTAGAGATCTCGTTGATGATGCTCATGAGACTGCACTAAATATTTTAAGGAATAATTTACCCCTACTCGAATCTATTTCCCAAAAAATTCTCCAAGAAGAAGTTATTGAGGGGGAGGATCTTAAAACTCTCTTAGCAGAGAGTAAAATGCCCGCATAG
- a CDS encoding GumC family protein, translating into MNDINNQEIDIKVFLNFLNRNKKIISAISFITFIFACIYSLNLKRVWEGQFQIVLNSENKINNNPLLTSGPLSKIIGNEELNNLKTKVGILQSPSVLMPIYEFVNASKNIDEENKIIFSKWKKNLLVELENDTSILNIAYRDTDKKVIVPALKKMSLIYQDYSSENKKRYQKLTEEYLLEQISFYKEKSSTSLKRAQEFAIDQDLVFLDKNALLNEKTEFQNPLSSKFSYLSNINVENIRVEASNEIRKINLKIKKINQISPSDTDTLQYIGSTIPGLNKKDSPNELQVIENQLVELRTKYTDRSRPIIKLLEKRDLTIDLLKTRAIKYLKAAKLEAEALKEAAMRPKGVLLKYKELLREASRDESTLVRLESDLALIKLEQAKFEDPWELITNPMLLDQPVAPSRTRIGLFGLALGFFFSSLGLFIKERKSGIIFENDNIAYRISLPIIDVIDLKSNLFNNDEEAFFAKFIKNNSASKIKIIKVGKISSEKISNFNNLILEINKNIQNKNISFFSDNDDYSKLLSSDLNILIMEQFKIKELDLIHIEKQKKFFNIKFDGIFFI; encoded by the coding sequence ATGAATGATATTAATAATCAAGAGATTGATATAAAGGTCTTTTTAAATTTCCTTAATAGGAACAAGAAAATAATATCTGCTATATCTTTTATAACATTCATATTCGCTTGTATTTATTCCCTTAATTTAAAAAGAGTTTGGGAAGGTCAGTTCCAAATTGTATTAAATTCAGAAAATAAAATTAATAATAATCCACTTTTGACTTCAGGCCCCCTTTCGAAAATTATAGGAAATGAAGAATTAAATAATTTAAAAACTAAAGTTGGTATTTTGCAAAGTCCTTCAGTGCTTATGCCGATTTACGAATTCGTTAATGCAAGTAAAAACATTGATGAAGAGAATAAAATAATTTTTTCAAAGTGGAAAAAGAACTTGCTAGTTGAATTGGAGAATGATACTTCCATTCTAAATATCGCTTATCGAGATACAGATAAAAAAGTAATTGTTCCAGCTTTGAAAAAAATGTCTTTAATATATCAAGATTACTCTAGTGAAAACAAAAAAAGATATCAAAAACTTACAGAAGAATATTTACTTGAGCAAATAAGTTTTTATAAAGAAAAGAGCTCTACTTCCCTAAAGAGGGCACAAGAATTCGCAATCGATCAAGATTTGGTTTTTTTAGATAAAAACGCTTTGCTAAATGAGAAGACAGAATTCCAGAATCCATTAAGTTCTAAGTTCTCTTATTTGTCAAATATTAATGTCGAAAATATTCGAGTTGAAGCATCTAATGAAATTAGAAAAATTAATTTAAAAATAAAAAAAATTAATCAAATTAGTCCCTCTGATACAGACACCCTTCAATATATTGGATCAACTATACCAGGATTAAACAAAAAAGATTCGCCAAACGAATTACAAGTTATTGAGAATCAGTTAGTAGAATTACGTACAAAATATACAGATAGAAGTCGACCTATAATTAAATTATTAGAAAAAAGGGATTTAACTATAGATCTTCTTAAAACAAGAGCTATTAAATATTTAAAAGCAGCAAAATTGGAAGCAGAAGCTTTAAAGGAAGCTGCTATGCGACCAAAAGGTGTTTTATTAAAATATAAAGAATTACTTAGGGAAGCAAGTAGAGATGAATCTACTCTTGTAAGACTTGAAAGTGATTTGGCACTTATTAAACTTGAACAAGCAAAGTTTGAAGATCCATGGGAATTAATTACAAATCCTATGCTACTAGATCAACCTGTAGCTCCAAGCAGAACTAGAATAGGTCTATTTGGCCTGGCCTTAGGATTTTTCTTTTCCTCTCTTGGCCTTTTTATTAAAGAAAGAAAATCAGGAATTATTTTTGAAAATGATAATATAGCTTATCGTATTTCTCTGCCTATTATTGATGTAATAGACTTGAAATCAAATTTATTCAATAATGATGAAGAGGCTTTTTTCGCTAAATTTATTAAAAATAATTCTGCATCTAAGATCAAGATTATAAAAGTTGGTAAGATTTCTTCAGAAAAAATCTCAAACTTTAACAATTTAATATTAGAAATAAATAAAAATATTCAAAATAAAAATATTTCGTTTTTTTCTGACAATGATGATTACTCGAAATTACTTTCAAGTGATTTAAATATACTTATTATGGAGCAATTTAAGATAAAAGAATTAGATTTAATTCATATTGAGAAACAGAAAAAATTTTTCAATATTAAATTTGATGGAATATTTTTTATATAG
- the argF gene encoding ornithine carbamoyltransferase: MLKPKKLAKKNFLSGLDLSTEEFLHILELASVFKNKKINIDLDNKVLGLIFDKSSTRTRVSFQVAMTRLGGTTIDLNPTTSQIERGEPIKDTARVLSRYCDVIAIRTFDHSNLEEYAKWSTKPVINALTDLEHPCQALADFLTIKEEFLDFKEVVLTFIGDGNNVANSLILCGALLGVEVRIACPKGYEPNSLVINKAYEIYKNKNLLKITNDPNSAVLGANVLYTDVWSSMGEENQKDEKEKVFNGFTIDSDLVSKAAKDAIILHCLPAYRSKEITDEIFESHKSRIFDQAENRLHAQQALLSCILQ; encoded by the coding sequence ATGTTAAAACCAAAAAAGCTTGCTAAAAAAAATTTCTTGTCAGGCTTGGATCTATCCACTGAAGAATTTTTACATATTTTAGAGCTTGCTAGTGTTTTTAAAAATAAAAAAATTAATATTGATCTTGACAATAAAGTTTTAGGATTAATTTTTGATAAGTCTTCTACTCGTACAAGAGTTAGTTTTCAAGTTGCGATGACTAGGCTTGGTGGAACCACTATTGACCTCAACCCGACAACATCACAAATAGAGAGAGGCGAGCCAATTAAAGATACTGCAAGAGTTCTAAGTAGATATTGCGATGTAATAGCAATTAGAACATTTGATCATTCAAATTTGGAAGAATATGCTAAATGGTCTACGAAGCCAGTTATAAATGCTCTTACAGATTTAGAACATCCATGTCAGGCATTAGCTGATTTTTTAACTATTAAAGAGGAATTTCTTGATTTTAAAGAAGTAGTTTTGACATTTATTGGAGACGGTAATAACGTCGCAAATTCTCTTATTTTATGTGGGGCGTTATTAGGAGTAGAAGTTAGGATTGCATGTCCTAAAGGTTATGAACCTAACTCTTTGGTGATCAATAAAGCATATGAAATATATAAAAATAAGAATTTGTTGAAAATTACTAACGATCCTAATAGTGCTGTTTTAGGGGCAAATGTTCTCTATACAGATGTTTGGTCATCTATGGGTGAAGAAAATCAAAAGGATGAGAAAGAAAAAGTTTTTAATGGATTCACTATTGACAGTGATTTAGTTAGTAAAGCTGCTAAAGATGCAATTATTCTTCATTGCCTTCCTGCTTATAGATCCAAAGAGATTACTGATGAGATATTTGAAAGTCACAAAAGTAGAATTTTTGATCAAGCGGAAAATAGATTACATGCTCAACAAGCTCTTTTATCTTGCATTCTTCAATAG
- the gmd gene encoding GDP-mannose 4,6-dehydratase, with protein MSAKKALITGITGQDGSYLAEFLLNKGYEVHGIKRRSSSFNTERINHLYQDPHENNPNLILHYGDLTDSTNLIRILQNVQPDEIYNLGAQSHVAVSFETPEYTANCDAIGTLRLLEAIRILNLTKKTKFYQASTSELYGKVFETPQKESTPFYPRSPYGVAKLYAYWITINYREAYGIFACNGILFNHESPRRGETFVTRKITRGLTRIDAGLDKCIFLGNLNAKRDWGHAKDYVRMQWLMLQQDDPDDYVIATGKMYTIREFIETCAVKLKWNNSQYKKGIIWEGEGLNEIGKRADTKEIVIRVDKRYFRPTEVEELVGDAEKGFKKLGWVPEIELEEMIEEMIEEDKNKASEESILLKKGFNIKSSFESPPTN; from the coding sequence ATGAGTGCAAAAAAAGCTTTAATAACAGGGATTACAGGGCAAGATGGAAGTTACCTAGCAGAATTTCTTCTTAATAAGGGTTATGAAGTTCATGGCATTAAAAGAAGATCAAGTAGTTTTAATACAGAAAGGATAAACCATCTTTATCAAGATCCTCACGAAAACAACCCAAATTTAATATTGCACTACGGAGATTTAACAGATAGTACTAATTTAATAAGGATACTTCAAAATGTGCAGCCTGATGAGATATACAATTTAGGTGCCCAAAGTCATGTTGCTGTAAGTTTTGAAACTCCAGAATACACAGCTAATTGTGATGCGATTGGAACTTTAAGACTTCTAGAGGCAATCAGAATATTAAACCTTACGAAAAAAACAAAATTTTATCAGGCCAGCACGAGTGAACTTTATGGGAAGGTATTTGAAACTCCTCAAAAAGAATCAACACCTTTCTATCCTAGGAGTCCGTATGGCGTAGCTAAACTTTACGCCTATTGGATCACAATCAATTATAGAGAGGCTTATGGAATTTTTGCTTGTAATGGAATTTTATTTAATCATGAGAGTCCTAGAAGAGGAGAAACTTTTGTGACCAGAAAAATTACACGCGGATTGACAAGGATTGATGCTGGTTTAGATAAATGTATTTTTCTAGGTAATTTAAATGCAAAGAGAGATTGGGGTCATGCAAAGGATTATGTAAGAATGCAATGGTTAATGCTTCAACAAGATGATCCAGATGATTATGTTATTGCTACAGGAAAGATGTACACCATAAGAGAATTTATTGAGACTTGTGCAGTTAAGCTTAAATGGAACAACTCTCAATATAAAAAAGGAATAATTTGGGAAGGTGAAGGCCTTAATGAGATAGGCAAAAGAGCCGATACTAAAGAAATAGTTATTAGAGTTGATAAAAGATACTTTAGACCTACAGAGGTAGAAGAATTAGTAGGAGATGCTGAAAAAGGATTTAAAAAATTAGGTTGGGTTCCAGAAATAGAATTAGAAGAGATGATTGAAGAAATGATTGAGGAAGATAAAAACAAAGCATCTGAAGAATCAATACTTTTGAAAAAAGGATTTAATATAAAAAGTTCTTTTGAATCTCCTCCCACTAATTAA
- the ribD gene encoding bifunctional diaminohydroxyphosphoribosylaminopyrimidine deaminase/5-amino-6-(5-phosphoribosylamino)uracil reductase RibD yields MTEKNVSHTKWMKRAIFLASLGKNTTSPNPRVGAVILDKNGNLISEGFHFKAGMPHAEAMAFNNLKKDAKGGTMYVNLEPCCHQGKTPPCVDKLISSGIKKVYISIEDPDKRVSGKGIKLLKEAGIQVHLGLCKKESLDLNKAFIHRNITKKTFGVLKWAMSIDGRIALKNGQSKWITNEESRSLVHSFRAEFDAIIIGGNTLRRDNPLLTTRGSKNPEPLRVVFTKSLDLPSKANLWDCDRAKTLVIYDSSTANESYLSRIPKCVDVEKVSSDNPELISKILAKRGCNKVLWECGPRLATAAIQSNCIQELITFIAPKILGGGNSMNPLGDFNFEEMHGIIKLSDSDVSLIGNDICVKSRFKN; encoded by the coding sequence ATGACTGAAAAAAATGTAAGCCATACAAAATGGATGAAAAGAGCAATTTTTTTGGCTTCTTTAGGCAAAAATACAACGAGTCCAAACCCAAGGGTGGGAGCAGTGATACTTGATAAGAATGGAAATCTTATTTCTGAAGGGTTTCATTTCAAGGCAGGGATGCCTCATGCAGAGGCAATGGCATTTAATAATTTAAAAAAGGATGCTAAAGGTGGAACAATGTATGTAAATCTTGAACCTTGTTGCCATCAAGGTAAAACACCTCCATGTGTAGATAAGCTGATATCCTCGGGTATAAAAAAGGTATATATATCTATTGAAGACCCTGATAAAAGAGTCTCTGGTAAAGGTATTAAGCTGCTAAAAGAAGCTGGAATACAAGTCCACTTAGGATTATGTAAAAAAGAATCATTAGATTTAAACAAGGCTTTCATTCATAGGAATATTACTAAAAAGACATTTGGTGTTCTTAAATGGGCAATGAGTATTGATGGAAGAATAGCTTTAAAAAATGGACAAAGTAAATGGATTACTAATGAAGAATCAAGGTCATTAGTTCACTCTTTTAGAGCAGAATTTGATGCAATAATTATTGGTGGAAACACATTAAGAAGAGATAACCCACTTTTGACTACTAGAGGTTCTAAAAATCCTGAGCCTTTGCGAGTTGTTTTCACAAAAAGTTTAGATCTCCCTTCAAAAGCTAATCTTTGGGATTGTGATAGAGCAAAAACTTTAGTTATTTATGATTCTTCTACAGCAAATGAAAGCTACCTCTCAAGGATTCCAAAATGTGTTGATGTTGAGAAGGTATCATCAGATAATCCAGAGTTAATTTCAAAAATACTTGCAAAAAGAGGATGTAATAAAGTTCTTTGGGAATGTGGCCCCAGATTGGCTACTGCCGCTATTCAATCTAATTGTATTCAGGAACTTATTACTTTTATTGCTCCAAAAATTTTAGGTGGAGGGAATAGTATGAATCCCTTGGGAGATTTTAATTTTGAAGAAATGCATGGAATTATCAAACTAAGTGATTCTGATGTTAGTTTGATTGGCAATGACATATGTGTTAAGAGTAGATTTAAAAATTAA
- a CDS encoding polysaccharide biosynthesis/export family protein, giving the protein MKNKFLYCTFVFLFTLANNLNTPLVYSSTNTKDNQLTVDFLKISPINDYIIGPGDKLKIIISRDLPELNAAVQVDGEGSIYVPLLKRVYVNGLSINELNLLLNEAYLKFVKSPDVETTVLSYRPLRVFVEGEVVNPGLKTLRGSFSVGSGSGVESSDNLLLEENSSFQDNKIINQSDFFPTVFDAIRASGGITNYSDLEKIKIIRREKISEGGGKKITNLNFYDLLTKGDNSQNIRIYDSDLIKIGKTSLPQNQLLRKAISSSLNSRFVNVFVNGRVINPGLTKISRSGALNDAIDMAGGAKIVRGPITFVRFNNDGTVDKRKFSFRRNAKRGSYKNPYMKDGDFLYVGQNIFTSTSEVITEITNPFVGVFSTYGLIKAVSD; this is encoded by the coding sequence TTGAAAAATAAGTTTTTATATTGCACTTTTGTTTTTCTTTTTACGTTAGCCAATAATCTTAATACTCCTTTAGTATATTCTTCAACAAATACTAAAGATAATCAGTTAACCGTTGATTTTTTAAAAATTAGCCCTATCAACGATTATATTATTGGACCAGGTGACAAACTTAAAATAATTATTTCAAGAGATTTACCTGAACTTAATGCAGCTGTACAAGTTGATGGTGAGGGATCTATTTATGTACCTCTCTTAAAGAGAGTTTACGTTAATGGACTATCTATTAATGAATTAAATTTATTACTAAATGAGGCTTACTTGAAGTTTGTCAAATCACCAGATGTTGAGACTACAGTTCTTAGTTATCGTCCCTTAAGAGTTTTTGTTGAAGGAGAGGTTGTTAACCCTGGATTAAAGACCCTAAGAGGATCTTTTTCAGTTGGTTCAGGAAGTGGTGTTGAAAGTAGTGATAATCTTTTATTAGAAGAAAATAGTTCTTTTCAAGATAATAAAATAATTAATCAATCAGATTTTTTCCCAACAGTTTTTGATGCTATAAGAGCAAGTGGAGGAATTACAAATTATAGTGATCTTGAAAAAATTAAAATTATAAGAAGAGAAAAAATTTCTGAAGGTGGTGGTAAAAAAATCACAAATTTAAATTTTTATGATCTTTTGACCAAAGGTGATAACAGTCAAAACATAAGAATATATGATTCGGATCTTATAAAGATAGGTAAAACAAGTTTGCCACAAAATCAACTCTTGAGAAAAGCTATTTCTTCATCTCTTAATTCTAGATTTGTGAATGTGTTCGTAAATGGTAGGGTCATTAACCCTGGTTTAACGAAAATTTCTAGATCAGGAGCTTTAAATGATGCAATTGATATGGCTGGTGGGGCCAAAATTGTAAGAGGACCTATAACTTTTGTAAGATTTAATAATGATGGAACAGTTGATAAAAGGAAATTTTCATTTAGGAGAAATGCAAAAAGGGGATCTTATAAAAATCCCTACATGAAAGATGGAGATTTTCTTTATGTTGGTCAGAATATATTTACCTCAACTTCCGAAGTAATAACTGAAATTACAAATCCATTTGTAGGTGTTTTTTCTACATATGGATTAATCAAAGCAGTATCAGATTGA
- a CDS encoding DUF3122 domain-containing protein has product MKKITKSNKKFFLKKILPLILLLSFIFNPLTVSAEVAETEINGELINASSEFLRDLDFETWQLVAYKSPFFEDKLILRVIGYPGNLRIDHPTDLRVESGRKQWLLDDKTLLNVELANDGRQAAAEFDLDELIKNLDKNRPLRLSLSGVFSELPVPPFVVKEWRSIN; this is encoded by the coding sequence ATGAAGAAAATTACAAAATCAAATAAAAAATTTTTTTTAAAAAAAATATTACCTTTAATTTTACTACTATCCTTTATTTTTAACCCATTGACAGTATCCGCAGAAGTTGCAGAAACAGAAATAAATGGAGAATTAATAAATGCTAGCAGTGAGTTTTTAAGAGATTTGGACTTTGAAACTTGGCAATTAGTAGCTTATAAATCACCTTTTTTTGAAGATAAATTGATCTTGAGAGTAATAGGATATCCAGGAAATCTTAGGATTGATCATCCCACTGACTTGAGAGTTGAATCAGGTAGAAAACAGTGGCTTTTAGATGATAAAACATTACTTAATGTTGAATTGGCAAATGATGGAAGACAAGCTGCAGCAGAATTCGATCTTGATGAATTGATTAAAAATTTAGATAAAAATAGACCATTAAGATTATCTTTGTCGGGAGTTTTTTCTGAGTTACCTGTTCCTCCTTTTGTTGTTAAAGAGTGGAGATCAATAAACTGA
- the lexA gene encoding transcriptional repressor LexA, with protein sequence MGTISGDDLTQAQNELYGWIKNYMKEFQHSPSIRQMMQAMGLKSPAPIQSRLKHLQEKGYISWQEGKARTMQIVDEIIEGVPIMGSVAAGGLIETYSDVQENLDISDVLKKKNVFALTVNGDSMIDACIADGDMVLMEPITDSYSLRNGTIVSAMVPGLGTTLKYFFKKGGKIFLEAANPSYEAIELSPNDVVIQGKLLAVWRKI encoded by the coding sequence ATGGGAACTATCTCAGGGGATGATCTTACCCAAGCTCAGAATGAGTTATATGGATGGATAAAAAATTACATGAAAGAATTTCAACATAGTCCATCCATTAGGCAAATGATGCAAGCTATGGGATTAAAATCTCCTGCTCCAATTCAAAGTCGTTTAAAGCATTTACAAGAAAAAGGATATATATCTTGGCAAGAAGGAAAAGCTAGAACAATGCAAATAGTTGATGAAATTATTGAAGGTGTACCAATAATGGGTTCAGTTGCAGCTGGAGGTTTAATTGAAACTTATTCTGATGTTCAAGAAAATTTAGATATCTCTGATGTTTTAAAGAAGAAAAATGTTTTTGCTCTTACAGTTAATGGAGACTCTATGATAGATGCATGTATTGCTGATGGAGATATGGTTTTGATGGAGCCAATTACAGATTCGTACTCGCTTAGAAATGGAACGATTGTTAGTGCAATGGTTCCAGGTTTAGGGACAACTTTAAAGTATTTTTTTAAAAAAGGAGGAAAAATATTTCTTGAAGCAGCAAATCCATCTTACGAAGCTATTGAATTAAGTCCAAATGATGTCGTTATTCAAGGAAAGTTGCTTGCAGTATGGAGGAAAATATAA